A stretch of the Saccharolobus caldissimus genome encodes the following:
- a CDS encoding S9 family peptidase: MEYSELVRILEDLVRLPIYGIIGKLKDTPILLSTVEGKVSISALIGDKLRVLTKEPIASSAIPKSHLDFVPFTRDVEKGKELHSIHIVNLKGEEYEVASPKLRIFSLAYDEKNIAFIGSSQSESSLYVIEGGKIRKIANVPPFSFVTDLNGEYIIGSGVLKGNPKSQEFFVADLSGNISIFTPKDGSINTAYYIKDNKIYIISDYENPGESYWVYTFDFQKYERVEFPEKDIYNYKAVELYYNPEDLLIIAKRDGQSKLFFNGKMLNTLDGTIRGATKIGDNVYFAHSSLATPYRVYKLNLRNNKTEVIISNKEVDIGKVEYVKIRNGDIEVPTWIIRANKPTKIGIVYVHGGPWAEVDNGWNLLIAPLVYAGFNVVAPNYRGSTGYGSKFNLMNIGDPGGGDLSDVVRARDYAIENGIAEKIGIMGYSYGGYITLLALGKLPDKWDFGIAGASVADWVEMYDLSDSFFKSFMEVLFMGKNLDLMKDRSPITYVNNVKAPLCIIHSQNDTRTPLVPVLRYVQELQKGGKTFEFHVIPNLGHAIYKIDDAIDLLLPALIFLKKLFG, encoded by the coding sequence ATGGAATATTCTGAATTAGTTAGAATACTTGAGGATTTAGTAAGGCTTCCAATTTATGGAATTATTGGTAAATTGAAGGATACTCCAATTTTATTATCTACTGTTGAGGGTAAAGTAAGCATTTCAGCTTTAATAGGAGATAAATTACGCGTGTTAACTAAGGAACCGATAGCTTCTTCAGCAATTCCAAAATCTCATTTAGATTTCGTTCCCTTTACAAGAGATGTTGAGAAGGGAAAAGAGCTACATTCAATTCACATTGTGAATCTAAAGGGAGAAGAATACGAGGTAGCTTCACCTAAATTAAGAATATTTTCTTTAGCATATGACGAGAAGAATATAGCATTTATAGGATCTTCTCAAAGTGAGTCATCGCTTTATGTTATTGAGGGAGGGAAGATTAGGAAAATTGCTAACGTACCTCCTTTCTCTTTCGTTACCGATTTAAATGGGGAATATATAATTGGTTCTGGGGTATTAAAAGGAAATCCAAAATCTCAAGAATTCTTTGTAGCAGATTTAAGTGGAAATATTAGTATTTTCACACCTAAAGATGGGAGTATTAACACGGCATATTACATTAAAGATAATAAAATATATATAATAAGTGATTACGAGAATCCAGGCGAATCTTATTGGGTTTACACATTCGACTTTCAGAAGTATGAGAGAGTCGAATTTCCTGAAAAAGATATTTACAATTACAAAGCTGTGGAATTATATTACAATCCAGAGGACTTACTAATTATAGCTAAGAGAGATGGTCAGTCTAAACTATTCTTTAACGGCAAGATGCTTAATACTTTAGATGGTACAATTAGAGGTGCAACTAAGATCGGAGATAACGTATATTTCGCACATTCATCATTAGCCACACCATATAGGGTATATAAGCTCAATTTAAGGAATAATAAAACGGAGGTTATTATAAGTAATAAAGAAGTAGATATAGGGAAAGTAGAATACGTTAAGATAAGAAATGGTGACATTGAAGTTCCTACGTGGATTATCAGAGCTAATAAACCTACTAAGATTGGTATAGTTTACGTTCATGGCGGTCCATGGGCAGAAGTAGATAATGGTTGGAACTTATTAATAGCTCCCCTAGTTTACGCAGGGTTTAATGTAGTTGCACCCAACTATAGGGGATCTACGGGTTATGGGAGTAAATTTAACCTAATGAATATAGGGGATCCAGGAGGTGGGGATTTAAGTGATGTTGTAAGGGCTAGAGATTACGCTATTGAAAATGGAATTGCGGAAAAGATAGGAATTATGGGTTATAGTTATGGGGGTTATATTACCTTATTAGCCTTAGGGAAATTACCCGATAAATGGGACTTTGGAATAGCAGGTGCCTCAGTTGCAGATTGGGTAGAAATGTATGATTTATCAGATTCCTTCTTTAAGAGCTTCATGGAAGTTCTATTTATGGGTAAAAATTTAGATCTCATGAAGGATAGATCTCCAATTACATACGTTAATAACGTAAAAGCTCCTTTATGCATAATACACTCTCAAAATGATACCAGAACACCTTTGGTTCCTGTGTTAAGGTATGTGCAAGAGCTTCAGAAAGGCGGGAAAACCTTTGAATTTCACGTAATTCCTAATCTAGGTCATGCTATTTATAAAATAGATGATGCCATAGATTTACTACTGCCTGCTTTAATTTTCCTTAAGAAATTATTTGGATAA
- a CDS encoding DEAD/DEAH box helicase, with the protein MEFEEFNNVIKDKLGIEVYPYQRFVGNEITKLLDKKRFIVVSMPTGSGKTLVELYIAYYLFKNVNSIVILEPTRLLCDQMYHRFWRKVFGQDVGMEYEGDCKSFEEGKKIVVSTPFTTSKCLSNADLIIVDEVHHAFGDIRYQETLVDLEPKYLIGFTALLPSYKKYLMDHRLIQILGEPEFLTYDFKALSKIDPTFKLPKAIADIFDSEFSKLEDTVYEMLFKGSIKGNKETIKFLEVTLYTYGKEAFCESYRRLIGKVEENPYFDMICESKDLSHKARALRDVLNVYKVEDFKPVLIFTSRKSTAYEFEKAISDLAKGKVKVLTGDSSRYERLKIVQSVRKGDIDVIISTLVGEEGIDIPEAKLLIMTDVPQSPLRFYQRLGRLIRGKESENEENNVKYLVVTLTPKTPEYDNLDDALRNLYLEGVDVSYIIEKREDKGPIARIVDMINKQGGRALVMEIEGGKKELNELEIILNEITKTESNISQYVDRAIKDGRALYYYDPELMGSLISKILLGSYCNIGFGQNYIKICNENLRKIGELLLRRKGNIKLERKVILRQYMRLFLVNELNNVMDELTKIKEELENKLKGREYRVDIALSKLNNGIYVQLMISATIDGVSVNPRIQINYYDIKNEKLIKLNSLVIAYRALIEFYNEFTSTK; encoded by the coding sequence GTGGAATTTGAGGAGTTTAATAATGTCATTAAGGATAAGTTAGGAATTGAAGTATATCCCTATCAGAGATTTGTCGGGAATGAGATAACCAAATTATTAGATAAAAAGAGGTTTATAGTAGTCTCAATGCCTACTGGAAGCGGGAAAACTCTAGTTGAATTGTATATTGCCTATTATTTATTTAAAAATGTTAACAGCATTGTAATTTTGGAACCTACAAGACTCCTTTGCGACCAGATGTATCATAGGTTTTGGAGGAAGGTTTTCGGGCAGGATGTAGGAATGGAATACGAGGGAGACTGTAAATCTTTTGAAGAAGGTAAGAAGATCGTAGTCTCAACTCCATTTACTACATCTAAGTGCTTAAGTAATGCGGATTTAATAATAGTAGATGAGGTTCATCATGCGTTCGGAGATATAAGATACCAGGAAACATTAGTAGATTTAGAACCTAAATATTTAATAGGCTTTACCGCATTGTTACCTTCGTATAAGAAATATTTAATGGATCACAGACTCATCCAAATATTGGGCGAACCAGAGTTCTTAACTTATGATTTTAAAGCTTTATCTAAGATCGATCCAACCTTTAAACTGCCAAAAGCAATAGCAGATATTTTTGACTCGGAATTCAGTAAGCTAGAAGATACAGTTTATGAAATGTTATTTAAAGGGAGCATAAAAGGAAATAAGGAAACGATAAAATTCCTTGAAGTAACGCTCTATACTTACGGTAAAGAGGCGTTTTGCGAAAGTTACAGACGTTTAATAGGAAAAGTAGAGGAAAATCCTTATTTCGACATGATATGTGAGTCAAAAGATTTGAGTCATAAAGCTAGAGCTTTAAGAGATGTGTTAAACGTATATAAGGTGGAAGATTTCAAACCAGTATTAATATTTACATCAAGAAAGTCTACTGCTTATGAATTTGAGAAGGCCATTTCAGATTTAGCTAAGGGAAAGGTAAAAGTTTTGACAGGGGACTCGTCTAGATATGAAAGGCTTAAAATTGTTCAAAGTGTTAGAAAAGGGGATATAGACGTTATAATCTCTACACTAGTAGGGGAAGAGGGAATAGATATACCAGAGGCTAAATTACTAATTATGACCGATGTTCCCCAGAGCCCGTTAAGATTCTATCAGAGGTTAGGGAGGCTAATAAGGGGTAAAGAATCGGAAAACGAGGAAAATAATGTGAAATATTTGGTAGTAACATTAACCCCAAAAACTCCAGAATACGATAATTTAGACGATGCCTTAAGAAATTTGTACCTAGAAGGAGTTGATGTAAGTTACATTATCGAAAAGAGAGAAGACAAAGGACCAATAGCGAGAATAGTAGATATGATAAATAAGCAGGGAGGAAGAGCACTAGTAATGGAAATAGAAGGAGGAAAAAAAGAGTTAAATGAATTAGAAATTATATTAAATGAAATTACAAAGACAGAATCCAATATTTCACAATACGTTGATAGAGCAATAAAAGATGGAAGAGCACTATATTATTACGATCCAGAATTAATGGGAAGTCTAATAAGTAAGATACTTCTAGGTAGTTATTGTAATATAGGATTTGGACAAAACTACATTAAAATATGCAATGAGAATCTAAGGAAAATAGGAGAATTATTATTAAGGAGGAAAGGAAATATAAAGTTAGAAAGGAAGGTAATCCTAAGACAGTATATGAGACTATTTCTTGTAAATGAACTAAATAATGTAATGGATGAGTTAACTAAAATTAAGGAAGAATTAGAAAATAAACTTAAGGGAAGAGAATACAGGGTAGATATAGCCTTATCTAAACTAAACAATGGCATCTATGTTCAATTAATGATAAGCGCTACTATTGACGGAGTTTCCGTAAATCCGAGAATTCAGATAAACTATTACGATATAAAAAATGAAAAATTAATTAAACTAAATTCTCTAGTGATAGCATATAGGGCTTTAATTGAATTTTATAATGAGTTTACTTCCACTAAATGA
- a CDS encoding IS200/IS605 family accessory protein TnpB-related protein — MLKTLKRTVRLESDSLNKWKYHVLREIEGYQRNMVNEMINVILSEGLPTTRKKLHERFYNHYKEKYPFLPSRVIEGSYIIAGRIVKSFRERRKKGLTRKEKPEYKRVVITIPNTVNWKFNRVSVSVLTHKGWVEIPLKFTKQFIHYLYEGWRVSQELKLRLVGRKVLVWLTFEKDVEVETKEGNYVSIDVNENNVTLAVFEDFKLKELRRYETRLGRIVVNYSIRREEITKGRSTKDELIKKKLRKLRERERKLDVLRKTVKRIVELARDLKAKVIVGKFSSKAKEGMEGDKSSKLRHRIHQWSVVKFVELLRAQQIEVEEGSEAYTSSINPFNGEKLKKRRQIEEKVIKVFNPYLMTGTAHEGGGIKVFKVNARYLESGEVLLKRDSIAPLNLVKKVDGRVLVFPSTSPNDLRVTVYDPLRGVPVVELEVIKSKEKLHHG; from the coding sequence GTGTTGAAGACGCTGAAAAGGACAGTTAGGTTAGAAAGCGACTCTCTGAACAAGTGGAAGTACCACGTTCTTAGAGAGATTGAGGGATACCAAAGAAACATGGTTAATGAAATGATTAACGTAATACTCTCAGAGGGCTTACCAACTACTAGGAAGAAGTTGCACGAGAGGTTTTACAATCATTATAAGGAGAAGTATCCCTTCTTACCTTCAAGGGTAATTGAAGGTTCTTACATTATTGCCGGTAGGATAGTTAAGAGCTTTAGGGAGAGGAGAAAGAAAGGACTAACGAGAAAGGAGAAACCAGAGTATAAGAGAGTCGTGATCACAATCCCTAACACGGTTAATTGGAAGTTTAACAGAGTGTCTGTTAGCGTTTTAACCCACAAGGGTTGGGTTGAGATCCCCCTCAAGTTCACTAAACAATTTATCCACTATTTGTATGAGGGTTGGAGGGTTTCTCAGGAACTCAAGTTAAGGCTAGTAGGTAGGAAAGTCCTAGTCTGGTTAACTTTCGAAAAAGATGTGGAAGTTGAAACGAAAGAAGGTAATTATGTTTCTATTGACGTTAATGAGAATAACGTCACCTTAGCAGTTTTTGAGGATTTCAAGCTCAAGGAGTTGAGGCGTTATGAGACTAGGTTAGGGAGGATTGTCGTTAATTACTCCATAAGAAGGGAAGAAATTACTAAGGGACGTTCAACTAAGGATGAGCTAATTAAGAAAAAGCTGAGGAAATTAAGGGAAAGGGAGAGGAAGCTTGACGTCCTTAGAAAGACTGTTAAGAGGATTGTTGAGTTGGCTAGGGATTTAAAGGCAAAGGTTATTGTTGGTAAGTTTTCTTCAAAGGCTAAGGAGGGGATGGAGGGTGATAAAAGTAGTAAGCTTAGGCATAGGATTCACCAGTGGAGTGTTGTCAAATTTGTTGAGTTGCTTAGGGCTCAACAAATTGAAGTTGAGGAAGGATCCGAGGCTTACACTTCATCTATTAACCCGTTCAATGGGGAGAAGTTAAAGAAGAGGAGGCAGATAGAGGAGAAGGTTATCAAGGTTTTTAACCCCTACCTAATGACGGGCACTGCTCACGAGGGTGGGGGTATTAAAGTGTTCAAGGTGAATGCTAGGTACTTGGAAAGCGGTGAAGTACTGTTAAAAAGGGATTCTATTGCACCTCTTAATCTGGTGAAAAAGGTGGATGGGAGGGTATTGGTGTTTCCCTCGACTAGCCCCAATGACTTAAGGGTGACGGTGTATGATCCCTTAAGAGGGGTGCCCGTGGTGGAATTAGAAGTAATTAAAAGTAAGGAGAAGTTACACCACGGGTAA
- a CDS encoding DMT family transporter — protein MQRLVSSFIKWILPLSIFWGLSFPLTKIVSYSVSPMIISLVRVSVATLFFYALGRGFSIGFKQFINAVLNFILFLIFLNLGVFLSPNPGLVAVMIYTQPIFVLVIEWIMGSKVKIKGAIGVVLGVIGVVSSATLSFNLGLILGLLAGISWAGGTVYYSRYLAKEDLIKLNAFMALVSIPFLGLLTPLDYYFDFSIIVLGLLILLAILAQILGFFFWFNGVRELGSIYASSGSLLVPVMAYLLSFIILGVVPTISQIVGSIITLVGVYLTLTSKFNEKSS, from the coding sequence ATGCAAAGATTAGTAAGTTCATTTATAAAGTGGATATTGCCCTTATCGATTTTCTGGGGGTTATCATTTCCCTTAACTAAAATTGTTTCGTATTCCGTTTCTCCAATGATAATAAGCTTAGTTAGAGTCTCTGTAGCTACGCTTTTCTTTTACGCATTGGGTAGAGGTTTTTCAATAGGATTTAAACAATTCATTAACGCTGTTTTAAATTTCATTTTATTTCTAATTTTCCTTAATTTAGGTGTCTTTTTGTCTCCCAACCCTGGATTAGTTGCAGTAATGATTTATACTCAACCTATCTTCGTTTTAGTTATTGAATGGATTATGGGGAGTAAGGTAAAAATTAAGGGAGCAATAGGAGTTGTTTTAGGGGTAATTGGCGTCGTATCCTCAGCTACCTTATCCTTTAATCTGGGTCTTATACTAGGATTATTAGCCGGAATTTCCTGGGCTGGGGGGACTGTATATTATTCCAGATATTTAGCTAAGGAGGATTTAATTAAGCTAAACGCATTTATGGCTTTAGTATCGATTCCTTTTTTAGGTTTACTAACACCATTAGATTATTATTTCGATTTTAGTATTATAGTATTGGGATTACTTATACTATTAGCAATACTGGCTCAAATTTTAGGTTTCTTCTTCTGGTTTAACGGCGTTAGGGAACTAGGGAGTATTTACGCGAGTTCTGGGTCTCTATTGGTTCCAGTAATGGCTTATCTGTTAAGTTTTATAATATTGGGAGTAGTTCCTACTATCTCACAAATAGTAGGTTCAATAATAACACTAGTTGGCGTGTATTTAACTTTAACCAGTAAATTTAATGAAAAATCGTCGTAA
- a CDS encoding aminotransferase class I/II-fold pyridoxal phosphate-dependent enzyme — protein MYPEFCLERWQSLRDWRAKFVLSESGVEPLSLSNIEIKDVKLEYGHTKGIIKLRELISQLYEDRNEENVIITNGGAEANYITILSLIKPNDEVVVEMPNYMQIPGLLKGIGAKVKYVWLKEENSFKLDLNELNEKVSRNTKAIVITNPNNPTGMALSESEIKGIVEIAEDNNSLIIADEVYRGSEIDGNTRKSFVDLYQNAISTNSMSKVYGMPGIRIGWIVGNKELIDRMWSIRDYITISPSIVSQEIAYKALNKREELINRAKNIAINNFRLFERLISSYDNVKWIRPNATVLAFIKLLNIKNTFDFSERLFEKYSVLVNPGECFEMPGYIRIGLGSANSQYLNQAISLLLKHLNEYNK, from the coding sequence ATGTACCCAGAGTTTTGCCTTGAAAGATGGCAGTCCCTTAGAGATTGGAGAGCTAAATTTGTATTATCTGAAAGTGGTGTTGAACCTTTAAGCCTTAGTAATATAGAAATAAAAGACGTGAAATTAGAGTATGGTCATACAAAAGGTATAATAAAATTGAGGGAATTAATATCTCAATTATACGAGGATAGAAACGAAGAAAATGTAATAATAACTAATGGTGGTGCTGAGGCAAATTACATTACTATCCTCTCATTAATTAAACCAAATGATGAAGTAGTGGTAGAAATGCCTAATTACATGCAAATCCCCGGATTATTGAAAGGTATAGGTGCCAAAGTGAAGTACGTTTGGCTTAAGGAGGAAAATAGTTTTAAATTAGACTTAAATGAATTAAACGAGAAGGTAAGCAGGAATACAAAAGCTATAGTGATAACAAATCCTAATAATCCTACGGGTATGGCACTTTCTGAAAGCGAAATTAAGGGCATAGTTGAGATAGCCGAGGATAATAACTCATTAATAATAGCTGATGAAGTGTATAGGGGTTCTGAAATTGACGGAAATACAAGAAAAAGTTTCGTAGATTTGTATCAAAATGCAATAAGTACTAATAGCATGTCAAAAGTGTATGGTATGCCTGGTATAAGAATAGGTTGGATTGTGGGAAATAAAGAGTTAATAGATCGTATGTGGAGTATTAGGGATTACATTACAATTTCACCATCTATTGTGAGTCAAGAGATAGCCTATAAAGCGTTAAATAAAAGGGAAGAACTAATAAATAGAGCAAAGAATATAGCTATTAATAATTTTAGACTATTTGAGAGATTAATATCTTCATATGATAATGTAAAATGGATTAGACCAAACGCTACAGTTCTAGCATTCATAAAATTATTAAATATAAAAAATACATTTGATTTTAGTGAAAGATTATTCGAAAAATATAGTGTTCTCGTTAATCCAGGAGAATGTTTCGAAATGCCGGGATATATCAGAATTGGTCTTGGTAGTGCTAACTCACAGTATTTAAACCAAGCTATATCATTATTACTGAAACATTTAAATGAATATAATAAATAA
- a CDS encoding secondary thiamine-phosphate synthase enzyme YjbQ, translating to MKIYFEDIYVSTSKQFELVDITDKVEEAVKKSGVTNGMCLIFVAHSTAALVANEHERGLMEDILTKIKEFVEPSRGWKHNLIDDNAHAHLGSTFLGADRVFPIRNGRLVRGTWQNIFLVELDGPRSERHITIEIIGE from the coding sequence ATGAAGATTTACTTTGAGGATATTTACGTGTCCACTTCTAAGCAGTTTGAACTAGTTGATATAACAGATAAGGTAGAAGAAGCCGTTAAAAAGAGTGGAGTAACCAATGGAATGTGCCTAATATTTGTAGCCCATTCTACGGCAGCTTTAGTAGCAAATGAGCACGAGAGGGGATTAATGGAAGATATATTAACTAAAATTAAGGAATTTGTAGAGCCATCTAGAGGCTGGAAGCACAATCTAATTGACGATAATGCTCATGCCCATTTGGGCTCTACCTTTTTAGGTGCTGACAGAGTATTCCCCATAAGAAACGGAAGGTTAGTTAGAGGAACATGGCAGAACATATTTTTAGTAGAGCTAGATGGACCGAGAAGTGAAAGACACATAACTATAGAAATTATTGGAGAGTAA
- a CDS encoding metallophosphoesterase family protein — MSIKTFRRLFIEWDGKVVILSDIHYPNCNINEINDILIRENPSLIVLLGDIITEKETDYRIFINKLKIRRNIIYIRGDEDKVEGDTDVLKLKNNNKTYLLLHGHQYFDEKYEFRIARFLKKINRNLPPLLFCLAFKVLLRDFKDYIILGHSHALVNFKNIMCVNAGTMSTISNLYNDRGYVVISNKGIKINKLS; from the coding sequence GTGAGCATAAAAACTTTCAGAAGACTTTTCATTGAATGGGACGGCAAAGTAGTTATTCTATCTGATATTCATTATCCAAATTGTAATATTAATGAGATAAATGACATCTTAATTAGAGAAAATCCCTCTTTAATAGTCTTATTAGGCGATATAATTACTGAAAAGGAAACGGATTATAGAATATTTATAAATAAGCTTAAGATTAGGAGGAATATTATTTACATAAGAGGAGATGAAGACAAGGTAGAAGGAGATACAGACGTATTAAAATTGAAAAATAATAACAAGACTTATCTTCTTCTGCATGGTCATCAGTATTTTGATGAAAAATATGAGTTTAGAATTGCTAGATTTCTGAAGAAAATTAACCGAAACCTTCCTCCTCTATTATTTTGCTTAGCATTTAAGGTATTGCTCAGAGATTTTAAAGATTATATAATTCTAGGGCATTCTCATGCTTTAGTGAATTTTAAGAACATTATGTGCGTCAATGCAGGTACTATGTCTACTATAAGCAATTTATATAATGATAGAGGCTATGTGGTCATTAGCAATAAGGGGATAAAAATCAATAAACTCAGTTAG
- a CDS encoding IS607 family transposase gives MERYLTPSEVAEIFGISRSGVIKWIREGKIRAVEINGRWKIPYSEVKRLISGKGRVKQVAIYSRVSSSTQKDDLERQLNALREWVKKTFGEVSVIEIKDIGSGLKEDRRGLKKLIELARRRQIDAIVIAYKDRLTRFGFEYLVELFKAYGVNVIVVFQDEPKDYMQELVEDFVEIVKSFASRIYGHRSHKYEKVVKCVEDAEKDS, from the coding sequence GTGGAGAGGTACCTAACACCTAGTGAGGTTGCTGAAATATTCGGCATAAGTAGGAGTGGTGTTATTAAGTGGATTAGGGAGGGTAAAATCAGAGCTGTTGAAATTAACGGTAGGTGGAAAATACCTTACAGTGAGGTAAAAAGGTTAATAAGTGGAAAAGGAAGGGTTAAACAAGTAGCGATTTACTCTAGGGTTTCATCAAGTACGCAAAAGGACGACTTGGAGAGGCAATTAAACGCATTAAGGGAGTGGGTTAAGAAAACTTTCGGAGAAGTGAGTGTAATAGAAATAAAGGACATAGGTTCCGGATTGAAAGAAGATAGAAGAGGGTTAAAGAAACTCATAGAGTTAGCCAGGAGGAGGCAAATAGATGCAATAGTAATTGCTTACAAGGACAGGCTGACACGTTTCGGCTTCGAATACCTCGTTGAGCTATTCAAAGCTTACGGAGTAAACGTCATCGTGGTTTTCCAAGATGAGCCAAAGGACTACATGCAAGAGTTAGTAGAGGATTTCGTAGAAATCGTAAAGTCCTTTGCTTCAAGAATTTATGGCCATAGATCTCACAAGTACGAGAAGGTGGTAAAATGTGTTGAAGACGCTGAAAAGGACAGTTAG
- a CDS encoding NAD(P)-dependent alcohol dehydrogenase, producing the protein MRAMRLVEIGKPLKIQDIEVPKPKGPQVLIKVEAAGVCHSDVHMRQGRFGNLRIVEDLGVKLPVTLGHEIAGKVEEIGDEVTGYSKGDLVAVNPWEGEGNCYYCRIGEEHLCDMPKWLGINYDGSYAEYVLVPHYKYLFKLKRLNAVEAAPLTCSGITTYRAVRKASLDPSKTLVIVGAGGGLGTMAVQIAKAMTGATVIGVDVREEAVEAAKRAGADYVINASSQDPLAEIRRITEGKGVDAVIDLNNSEKTLAVYPRALAKQGKYVMVGLFGADLHYHAPLITLGEIQFVGSLVGNQSDFLGIMKLAEAGKVKPMVTKTMKLEEANEAIDNLENFRAVGRQVLIP; encoded by the coding sequence ATGCGAGCTATGAGATTAGTGGAAATAGGTAAGCCTTTAAAAATACAGGATATCGAAGTCCCTAAACCTAAAGGACCCCAAGTTCTAATTAAAGTTGAAGCAGCGGGAGTTTGCCACTCAGACGTTCACATGAGACAAGGAAGATTTGGGAATTTAAGGATAGTGGAGGATTTAGGTGTGAAATTACCAGTCACCTTAGGACATGAAATAGCAGGTAAAGTTGAGGAAATAGGAGATGAAGTTACCGGATATTCTAAAGGGGACTTGGTTGCAGTAAATCCGTGGGAGGGAGAAGGAAATTGCTACTATTGTAGAATTGGTGAAGAACACCTATGCGATATGCCTAAATGGTTAGGGATAAATTACGATGGATCTTACGCGGAATACGTGCTAGTACCTCATTATAAATACTTATTTAAACTAAAAAGACTTAACGCCGTAGAGGCCGCACCATTAACCTGTTCTGGAATAACAACTTATAGAGCTGTAAGGAAGGCATCTTTAGATCCCTCAAAGACTTTAGTAATTGTAGGGGCTGGAGGAGGATTAGGAACTATGGCAGTGCAAATAGCTAAAGCGATGACTGGAGCTACGGTAATTGGAGTTGACGTGAGAGAAGAAGCAGTAGAAGCGGCTAAAAGGGCTGGTGCAGATTATGTTATAAACGCCTCAAGTCAGGACCCATTAGCAGAAATTAGGAGAATAACTGAGGGTAAAGGTGTAGATGCGGTAATAGACTTAAATAATTCAGAAAAGACGCTAGCAGTTTATCCGAGGGCATTAGCTAAACAAGGTAAGTATGTAATGGTCGGGCTATTTGGTGCGGATTTACATTATCACGCACCATTAATAACTTTAGGAGAAATTCAATTTGTAGGAAGTTTAGTAGGTAATCAATCAGATTTCTTAGGAATAATGAAATTAGCAGAGGCGGGAAAGGTTAAACCTATGGTTACTAAAACTATGAAATTAGAGGAAGCTAACGAGGCTATAGATAATCTTGAGAATTTCAGAGCTGTAGGAAGACAAGTACTAATACCATAA
- a CDS encoding transglutaminase-like domain-containing protein, with amino-acid sequence MPISYKVATEIHFYLKRGSEISGKLYVLPYDHDGQKVYNFNIFSPSFCKIDINSDMFNNKYLKMVCNPSGNFEISIEYNVTIYSLPTSDNNLELFLRSSKYVNVDKFKNIINQSESNKNIETIVKMIKSKIKYSKEVNVKSAFSSLNLGIGKCVNYAHVALGFFRALNIPARYVIGLTPYSNKEAHAWIEVKGSTGWIPVDPTAGLIYVPYIKWAIGRDDADIKNRILHKGDSKIDVDFNIKKL; translated from the coding sequence ATGCCAATAAGCTATAAAGTAGCTACTGAAATTCACTTTTATTTGAAAAGGGGAAGTGAAATAAGCGGAAAACTTTACGTGCTTCCTTACGACCATGATGGGCAAAAAGTTTATAATTTTAATATTTTCTCTCCTTCATTTTGTAAAATTGATATAAACAGTGATATGTTTAATAATAAATATCTCAAAATGGTGTGTAATCCATCAGGTAATTTTGAGATTAGCATTGAGTATAACGTCACTATATACTCCCTTCCTACCTCAGATAATAATCTTGAACTATTTTTGAGATCAAGTAAATATGTGAATGTTGATAAATTTAAGAATATCATTAATCAAAGTGAGTCTAATAAAAATATAGAAACCATTGTTAAGATGATAAAGAGTAAGATAAAATACAGTAAAGAGGTTAATGTTAAGTCAGCTTTTAGTTCCTTAAATTTAGGTATTGGTAAATGTGTTAACTATGCTCATGTAGCTTTAGGATTTTTTAGAGCATTAAATATTCCAGCTAGATATGTTATAGGGTTAACACCTTATTCAAACAAGGAAGCTCATGCCTGGATAGAGGTAAAAGGGTCAACTGGTTGGATACCGGTTGACCCTACAGCAGGTTTAATTTACGTCCCTTATATAAAATGGGCAATAGGTAGAGATGATGCTGATATTAAAAATAGGATTTTACATAAGGGTGATTCAAAGATTGATGTAGATTTTAATATCAAAAAATTATAA
- a CDS encoding class I SAM-dependent methyltransferase: protein MLDEFLWHIRLVEHTSELEAYYIHSLIKYYEIKLNDKYNTILDVPYGYGRHHKYLRELGYDVYGIDSSTELINKAKTIYEKYGNKYFIADMRNFELNRQFDVI, encoded by the coding sequence ATGTTAGATGAATTTCTATGGCACATAAGGTTGGTTGAGCATACGTCAGAGCTTGAGGCTTATTATATCCACTCATTAATAAAATATTATGAAATTAAATTAAATGATAAATATAATACAATATTAGATGTACCTTATGGTTACGGGAGACATCATAAGTATTTAAGGGAATTAGGATACGATGTCTATGGCATAGATTCTTCAACTGAATTAATAAATAAGGCTAAAACTATATATGAAAAATATGGTAATAAGTACTTCATTGCAGATATGAGGAATTTTGAGTTAAATAGACAATTCGACGTGATATAA